Proteins encoded by one window of Thalassoroseus pseudoceratinae:
- the trmB gene encoding tRNA (guanosine(46)-N7)-methyltransferase TrmB: protein MSNSEESQNEGAAIAQQQPPSEDLSPWFHTLYDYDYPLCWPTVFQNENPVEIDVGCGRGLFVVTASEANPDVNYVGVEIDYREARRGAKRLKKREQPNARIVGGDVETFFRKYVPAHSVDAVHVYFPDPWWKRKHRSRRVFNDKFLDLAVRVLKPNGFLHSWTDVEEYFGVITSLVDHDTRFQNLPTPVEKSPEHDMDYRTSYERKKRKAGLPIYRAQWQLVSNE from the coding sequence TTGTCGAACTCTGAAGAAAGTCAAAACGAGGGTGCCGCGATTGCTCAGCAACAACCGCCGAGCGAGGATCTGAGTCCCTGGTTCCATACGCTCTACGACTACGATTATCCGCTCTGTTGGCCGACGGTTTTCCAGAACGAAAACCCGGTCGAGATTGATGTCGGTTGCGGTCGCGGTTTGTTCGTTGTGACCGCAAGCGAAGCCAATCCCGATGTGAACTATGTCGGAGTTGAAATCGACTATCGGGAAGCGCGTCGCGGTGCGAAACGTTTGAAGAAACGGGAGCAGCCCAACGCCCGAATCGTCGGCGGAGATGTCGAAACCTTCTTCCGGAAGTACGTGCCAGCACATTCTGTTGATGCGGTGCACGTTTACTTTCCGGATCCCTGGTGGAAACGGAAACACCGCTCGCGGCGAGTGTTCAATGACAAGTTTCTCGACTTGGCGGTGCGGGTGCTGAAGCCCAACGGATTCCTGCATTCTTGGACCGATGTCGAAGAGTATTTCGGCGTGATCACATCGCTCGTCGATCACGATACTCGTTTCCAGAACTTGCCGACGCCGGTCGAAAAGTCACCCGAGCACGATATGGATTACCGCACAAGCTACGAACGAAAAAAACGGAAAGCCGGATTGCCCATTTACCGTGCCCAATGGCAACTGGTCAGCAACGAATAA
- a CDS encoding GntP family permease, whose amino-acid sequence MSIPPLVILAIGIAVVLGMIIWLRINAFLALLTAAVTVSLLACINHPEDFPDSISRVAEAFGGAAANIGIVIGLAAVIGQCMMDSGAADRIVRAFLRLLGEKRSPWALMGSGYVLAVPVFFDTVFYLLVPLARSFYKRTGKNYLLCILAIAAGGAITHTLVPPTPGPLVMATTLGVDLGLMIGVGALVALPAAVMGIAFSRWLDRRMDIPLRTLSDVEEQEPLPDERLPGLFVSLLPVVLPVILIACHTIASTLAKPSIALAEANGTDPVGFWFNATFYTSVFGNPNFALLVSTAIAMLLVLKTRKPSRDEFAKLVEVALMSAGVIILITAAGASFGAMLKAAQIGPAIQDLFGGSDSGSYGLLFLGFGLAALLKVAQGSSTAAMIVGSSMLAAIVSDTALPFNAVYIATSIGAGSLIGSWMNDSGFWIFAKMGGLTETEALKSWTPLLLVLGFTSMAMTLLLASVLPLAGM is encoded by the coding sequence ATGTCTATTCCTCCGCTCGTCATCCTGGCGATCGGCATTGCCGTCGTTCTGGGCATGATTATTTGGCTGCGAATCAATGCCTTCCTCGCGTTACTGACCGCTGCAGTCACAGTGAGTTTGCTCGCTTGCATCAACCACCCCGAAGACTTTCCCGATTCCATCAGTCGCGTGGCGGAGGCTTTCGGGGGAGCGGCGGCAAACATTGGAATTGTCATTGGACTTGCTGCGGTCATCGGTCAATGCATGATGGACAGCGGAGCGGCGGACCGCATCGTGCGGGCATTTCTTCGGTTGCTTGGTGAGAAACGATCGCCATGGGCGTTGATGGGAAGTGGCTACGTGCTGGCGGTTCCCGTCTTCTTCGACACAGTTTTCTATCTGCTCGTTCCATTGGCTCGGTCGTTCTACAAACGGACGGGTAAGAACTACTTGCTGTGTATTCTGGCTATTGCTGCGGGTGGAGCGATTACTCACACGCTCGTCCCGCCGACCCCCGGACCATTGGTAATGGCAACCACATTGGGCGTCGATCTTGGTTTGATGATCGGCGTGGGAGCACTTGTCGCGTTACCGGCTGCGGTCATGGGCATCGCGTTCTCGCGTTGGCTGGACCGGCGAATGGACATTCCACTGCGAACACTCAGCGACGTCGAAGAACAAGAACCATTGCCTGACGAGCGATTGCCAGGGCTTTTTGTCTCGCTTCTTCCGGTGGTGCTGCCGGTGATTCTTATTGCCTGTCACACAATTGCCTCGACCTTGGCCAAGCCGAGTATTGCGTTGGCGGAGGCGAATGGAACTGACCCGGTCGGTTTCTGGTTCAACGCGACCTTTTACACTTCCGTTTTCGGAAATCCGAACTTCGCGCTTTTGGTCTCGACGGCCATTGCCATGTTGCTTGTGCTGAAAACACGCAAACCCTCACGAGACGAATTTGCCAAGTTGGTCGAAGTGGCTTTGATGAGCGCGGGCGTGATTATTCTGATCACCGCAGCAGGGGCCTCGTTCGGTGCAATGTTGAAAGCCGCGCAAATCGGGCCAGCCATTCAAGACCTGTTCGGCGGGTCAGACTCCGGAAGTTACGGGCTGTTGTTTCTCGGCTTCGGACTAGCCGCGTTGCTGAAAGTCGCTCAGGGTTCGAGTACGGCAGCGATGATTGTCGGTTCGAGCATGCTCGCCGCGATCGTGAGTGACACCGCATTGCCGTTTAATGCCGTCTACATCGCCACCTCGATCGGTGCGGGGTCGTTGATTGGCTCCTGGATGAACGACAGCGGGTTTTGGATCTTTGCGAAAATGGGCGGACTGACCGAGACGGAAGCGCTCAAGAGTTGGACCCCGTTGCTACTCGTCCTCGGCTTCACCAGCATGGCCATGACGCTGCTTCTCGCATCCGTCCTGCCACTCGCCGGAATGTAG
- a CDS encoding VanZ family protein, with the protein MSETKKTPDAIAKSYWRPGWLKWVVLIYWIGVFSLTHVPMPDTPSSIPHADKIAHFAFYTGLSFLLAAWLSVGGTTSVLKVFFVCVSYAAFDELTQIPIPTRSGDWRDWIADAVGAIVGIVAWSFLKKRWFKQSR; encoded by the coding sequence ATGAGCGAGACTAAGAAAACCCCGGACGCCATAGCGAAAAGTTATTGGCGTCCGGGGTGGCTGAAATGGGTCGTGCTGATCTACTGGATCGGTGTGTTCTCGCTCACGCACGTGCCGATGCCGGATACCCCCAGTTCTATCCCGCACGCCGACAAAATTGCCCACTTCGCGTTTTACACCGGGCTGTCATTTTTATTGGCAGCATGGCTTTCGGTCGGCGGTACAACTTCAGTGTTGAAGGTGTTTTTCGTTTGTGTGTCCTACGCCGCATTTGATGAACTTACGCAAATACCCATCCCCACCCGTTCCGGAGACTGGCGAGATTGGATTGCCGACGCGGTCGGAGCGATCGTCGGAATCGTGGCGTGGTCGTTCCTTAAGAAACGGTGGTTCAAACAATCCCGGTGA
- a CDS encoding HEAT repeat domain-containing protein has product MQRLSLAAIFVLAIGSVVSAAETATLLKQIRNVQKQGVGNVTASQALRELADQEPAVIPTILEAFEDANPLATNYLRSAVETIADKAIKNDQPLPTAKLVEFIENKRNNPQARSLAYDLVARVDTETAKDLVPEFLQDPSAELRRISVAARINDAKEIDPKKSAEQAKTVYQEALSGAVDRDQVEEIVGPLKEFGVDVNLQQHFGFLTKWNVVGPFENRGGDGFNVVYPPEKQVDIDAEYPTEYDLQYDKPTVKWQAVSTDDDYGIVDIRKDLTNWKGSCIYAVTEFQSDAPQTVQLRLGTPNAWKLWVNGEELFAREEYHRSTRMDQYRVPANFKAGRNVILLKVCQNEQTQDWAQNYQFQIRVSDGAGSAILPSSNTQ; this is encoded by the coding sequence ATGCAAAGATTGAGTCTGGCGGCGATTTTCGTGCTAGCCATCGGTTCGGTTGTCTCCGCTGCCGAAACCGCAACGCTTTTGAAACAAATTCGCAACGTGCAAAAGCAAGGGGTCGGAAACGTTACGGCGTCGCAGGCACTCCGCGAATTGGCCGACCAAGAACCAGCCGTCATTCCAACGATTCTCGAAGCGTTTGAAGACGCGAATCCCTTGGCGACGAATTATCTCCGTAGTGCGGTCGAAACCATCGCCGACAAAGCCATCAAGAACGATCAACCACTGCCGACAGCCAAGCTGGTTGAGTTCATCGAGAACAAGCGAAACAACCCGCAGGCACGGAGTCTCGCCTACGACTTGGTCGCGCGAGTCGACACGGAAACGGCGAAAGATCTCGTTCCGGAATTTTTGCAAGACCCAAGTGCTGAGCTTCGCCGAATCTCGGTCGCCGCTCGCATCAATGATGCGAAAGAGATCGACCCCAAGAAATCCGCTGAACAGGCGAAAACAGTTTACCAAGAAGCGCTTTCCGGGGCTGTCGATCGTGATCAAGTCGAGGAAATTGTTGGACCGTTGAAAGAGTTCGGTGTGGACGTCAATCTGCAACAGCACTTCGGGTTTCTCACGAAGTGGAATGTGGTCGGGCCGTTCGAGAACCGAGGCGGCGACGGATTCAATGTGGTCTACCCACCGGAAAAGCAAGTTGATATCGACGCTGAGTACCCCACCGAATACGACTTGCAATACGACAAACCGACCGTGAAATGGCAGGCCGTGTCTACGGATGATGATTATGGCATCGTCGACATTCGCAAGGACCTAACGAATTGGAAAGGGTCGTGCATTTACGCGGTGACGGAGTTCCAATCCGATGCGCCTCAGACCGTACAACTTCGCCTCGGGACGCCGAACGCCTGGAAATTGTGGGTCAACGGCGAAGAGCTATTCGCACGCGAGGAATACCATCGCAGCACTCGCATGGACCAATATCGTGTACCAGCCAATTTCAAAGCCGGTCGAAATGTGATTCTTCTCAAGGTTTGCCAGAACGAACAAACGCAAGACTGGGCACAGAACTATCAGTTCCAAATCCGCGTCAGCGATGGAGCCGGTAGCGCGATTCTGCCGTCGTCGAATACCCAATAA
- a CDS encoding outer membrane protein assembly factor BamB family protein — translation MRLHTLLTLLVLGSATIAQADWRQFRGNDGDGVAEDSKAPASLEESAWEVDLPGRGLSGPIVVGEKVFVTASSGPQQDKLHVLCFDQESGDQLWERKFWATGRTGSHKKMCNATPTPCSDGEHIYAFFSSNDLIALDLEGNLLWYRGLTYDYPNASNSLGMSSSPVVVAGTVVCQVESDAEAFAVGVDATTGEERWKIARPRKANWTSPCVYAADSDKPLVLLQSSEGLTAVEPKTGETVWQYTDGASTIPSSVVSADIIYVPSNGITALRPIAASSAPEITWQEGGLSPSTPSPLVYQGRIYTVNRSGALTCANIETGKREWQLRLRGPFSSTPVAADGKLYFFGERGDAQIVEPGEKRGKVVSEKKFDATFLASPAISQNAVFVRSDEHLWKIK, via the coding sequence ATGCGACTTCATACATTATTGACTCTCTTGGTTCTTGGGTCGGCGACCATTGCTCAGGCCGATTGGCGGCAGTTTCGTGGTAATGATGGCGACGGTGTTGCGGAGGACTCTAAGGCTCCCGCGTCTCTTGAGGAATCCGCTTGGGAAGTCGACTTGCCGGGACGAGGCTTGTCCGGCCCAATTGTGGTGGGGGAGAAAGTCTTCGTGACCGCCAGTAGCGGACCACAACAAGACAAGTTGCACGTGCTATGTTTCGATCAAGAATCCGGCGACCAACTTTGGGAACGCAAGTTCTGGGCAACCGGTCGCACGGGCAGTCACAAGAAGATGTGCAACGCCACACCAACACCGTGCAGCGATGGCGAACACATCTATGCGTTCTTTTCCAGCAACGATCTGATCGCTTTGGATCTCGAAGGCAACTTGCTTTGGTATCGCGGTTTGACCTACGACTACCCGAATGCGAGCAATAGCCTCGGGATGTCGTCTTCGCCAGTTGTCGTGGCTGGCACCGTGGTTTGCCAGGTGGAAAGCGATGCCGAGGCGTTCGCGGTCGGCGTCGATGCCACAACTGGTGAAGAGCGATGGAAGATTGCCCGTCCTCGGAAAGCCAACTGGACTTCCCCCTGCGTCTACGCGGCCGACTCCGATAAGCCATTGGTCTTATTACAGTCCTCAGAAGGATTGACCGCAGTCGAGCCGAAAACAGGGGAGACCGTCTGGCAGTACACGGACGGGGCATCGACGATTCCGTCGTCCGTCGTCTCTGCTGACATCATCTACGTCCCCTCGAACGGCATCACAGCTCTGCGGCCAATTGCGGCTAGTTCGGCTCCGGAGATCACTTGGCAAGAAGGTGGGTTGTCACCGTCCACGCCAAGTCCGCTCGTCTATCAGGGGCGGATTTACACGGTCAATCGGAGTGGCGCACTGACTTGCGCAAACATCGAAACCGGCAAACGGGAATGGCAACTTCGTCTCCGCGGACCATTCAGCTCCACTCCCGTGGCGGCCGATGGCAAACTGTATTTCTTTGGCGAACGCGGTGATGCTCAAATTGTCGAACCTGGTGAAAAACGAGGCAAAGTCGTCTCTGAGAAGAAATTTGATGCAACGTTTCTCGCATCTCCCGCGATCAGTCAGAATGCGGTGTTCGTGCGAAGTGACGAGCATCTTTGGAAGATCAAATAG
- a CDS encoding zinc finger domain-containing protein, with protein MCQRCWQEIRDEGIAGYA; from the coding sequence ATTTGTCAGAGGTGCTGGCAAGAGATCCGTGACGAGGGAATCGCTGGATACGCCTGA
- the groL gene encoding chaperonin GroEL (60 kDa chaperone family; promotes refolding of misfolded polypeptides especially under stressful conditions; forms two stacked rings of heptamers to form a barrel-shaped 14mer; ends can be capped by GroES; misfolded proteins enter the barrel where they are refolded when GroES binds) yields the protein MAKMIAFDQEAQEAMRRGISKLAKTVRVTLGPRGRNVILEKSFGSPTVTKDGVTVAREIELSDKFEDMGARMVREVASKTSDVAGDGTTTATIMAEAIYNEGLKAVVAGVSPIEMKRGMDQAVADITSKLQGMAIECRDKKSIAQVGTVAANGDAEIGKKLADAMEQVGKDGVITVEEGKGLETDVEQKEGMQFDRGYLSPYFVTDPQSMACELEDCFVLVHEKKISNIKDLVPVLEKVVQAGKPLLIIAEDVEGEALATLVINKLRGTFKIAAVKAPGYGDRRKAMLQDIAIMVGGTAVFDDLGIKLENLELTDLGRAKKVVVDKDNTTIIEGSGETDDIRARIAQIRRELENSSSDYDREKLEERIAKLSGGVAQVNVGAATESEMKEKKARVEDALHATRAAVEEGILPGGGVALLRASSSVKPRGLSHDAKTGYDIIVRACRAPITQISNNAGKDGSVICEKVLENSENANYGYNAADDKFEDMVKAGVIDPAKVTRTALQNSASVSTLLLTSDALIAEKSKDDKGGADDDSDLY from the coding sequence ATGGCGAAGATGATTGCATTTGATCAAGAGGCGCAAGAAGCAATGCGTCGCGGGATCAGTAAGTTGGCGAAAACCGTGCGAGTGACCCTCGGGCCACGCGGACGTAACGTGATTCTCGAAAAGAGCTTCGGCAGCCCAACCGTCACCAAAGACGGCGTGACCGTCGCCCGGGAAATCGAACTCAGCGATAAGTTCGAGGACATGGGCGCTCGAATGGTTCGCGAAGTGGCCAGCAAAACCAGCGACGTCGCCGGCGACGGAACCACCACGGCGACCATCATGGCCGAAGCCATCTACAACGAAGGCCTGAAAGCCGTTGTGGCCGGTGTCAGCCCGATCGAAATGAAACGCGGCATGGACCAAGCCGTGGCCGACATCACATCGAAACTTCAAGGCATGGCGATCGAGTGTCGCGATAAGAAGTCGATCGCTCAAGTCGGAACCGTGGCGGCCAATGGCGACGCCGAAATCGGCAAGAAACTCGCCGATGCCATGGAACAAGTCGGCAAAGATGGTGTGATCACCGTCGAAGAAGGCAAAGGCCTGGAGACCGACGTTGAACAAAAAGAGGGGATGCAGTTCGATCGCGGCTACCTTTCGCCGTACTTCGTGACCGATCCTCAATCGATGGCCTGCGAACTTGAAGATTGCTTCGTTCTCGTTCACGAGAAGAAGATCAGCAACATCAAGGACCTCGTGCCAGTTCTCGAAAAGGTTGTGCAAGCTGGCAAGCCTTTGTTGATCATTGCTGAAGACGTTGAAGGCGAAGCCCTCGCAACGTTGGTGATCAACAAACTCCGCGGCACATTCAAAATCGCCGCTGTGAAAGCTCCTGGCTACGGCGACCGTCGTAAAGCCATGTTGCAAGACATCGCCATCATGGTTGGCGGAACCGCTGTCTTCGACGACCTCGGCATCAAGCTCGAAAATCTCGAACTCACCGACCTCGGCCGGGCGAAGAAAGTTGTTGTCGACAAAGACAACACGACGATCATCGAAGGCTCCGGCGAAACCGATGATATTCGTGCTCGAATCGCTCAAATCCGACGTGAGTTGGAAAACTCCTCCAGCGACTACGATCGCGAAAAGCTGGAAGAGCGAATCGCGAAACTCTCCGGTGGTGTGGCCCAGGTCAATGTGGGAGCCGCAACCGAGAGCGAAATGAAAGAGAAGAAAGCTCGCGTCGAAGACGCACTGCACGCAACCCGTGCTGCCGTCGAAGAAGGCATTCTCCCCGGTGGTGGCGTCGCCTTGTTGCGTGCTTCTTCCTCGGTGAAGCCCCGTGGTCTTTCTCACGATGCCAAAACCGGCTACGACATCATCGTCCGCGCTTGCCGGGCCCCGATCACGCAAATCAGCAACAACGCCGGCAAAGACGGCAGCGTGATCTGTGAGAAAGTCTTGGAAAACAGCGAAAACGCCAACTACGGCTACAACGCTGCTGACGACAAGTTCGAAGACATGGTGAAAGCCGGCGTCATCGATCCTGCGAAAGTCACCCGTACCGCACTGCAAAACTCCGCGAGTGTCTCGACGTTGCTGCTGACCAGCGATGCGTTGATCGCTGAGAAATCGAAAGACGATAAAGGTGGTGCAGACGACGATTCCGACCTGTACTAG
- a CDS encoding VOC family protein, giving the protein MKLEHLALNVPEPNEMGRWYVSHLGLTVQRKQVEPPYGHFLADDSGTVMIEIYRNPDADMPDYAGLDPFAFHLAFLSNDVTADTKRLADAGASVYREPQDVGGGDEVSMLRDPWGVPIQLVRRGKSMI; this is encoded by the coding sequence ATGAAACTCGAACACCTGGCGTTGAACGTTCCCGAACCGAACGAAATGGGCCGTTGGTACGTGTCGCATCTCGGTTTGACCGTCCAACGAAAGCAAGTGGAACCGCCGTACGGTCACTTTCTGGCGGATGACAGCGGTACCGTGATGATCGAAATCTATCGCAACCCGGATGCCGACATGCCCGACTACGCCGGGCTCGATCCGTTCGCCTTCCATCTGGCGTTTCTGTCGAATGATGTCACCGCCGATACCAAGCGGTTGGCAGATGCTGGTGCGTCGGTGTATCGCGAACCGCAAGACGTCGGTGGCGGAGACGAAGTGTCGATGCTGCGTGACCCCTGGGGCGTGCCAATTCAGTTGGTTCGCCGTGGAAAATCCATGATCTGA
- the infC gene encoding translation initiation factor IF-3: MQTSKTQLRRPTIPQQQQRVNEQIRLTPIRVVDQDGNMLGEMATKDALTMAREVGLDLVEVGSNARPPVCRIMDYGKVQYEKKKKSNTKTHRTQLKQIRLRPKIGGHDLEVKVNRARKFLEKHDKVKINVLFRGRENAHRDLGREMLDEIINTLEDIASVEKPPGMEGRMMSAVLAPR; the protein is encoded by the coding sequence ATCCAAACCTCAAAAACTCAATTAAGGAGACCAACAATTCCGCAACAACAGCAGCGTGTGAACGAGCAAATCCGCTTGACTCCAATTCGTGTCGTCGATCAAGACGGAAATATGCTCGGTGAAATGGCAACGAAGGATGCCTTGACAATGGCCCGGGAAGTTGGGCTAGATCTCGTCGAAGTTGGTTCTAACGCCAGACCACCAGTTTGCCGAATCATGGATTACGGCAAAGTCCAGTACGAGAAAAAGAAGAAATCAAATACAAAGACACACCGCACGCAACTGAAGCAAATCCGGTTGCGGCCCAAGATCGGCGGACACGATCTCGAAGTGAAAGTTAACCGAGCTCGGAAGTTCCTGGAAAAACACGATAAGGTCAAAATCAACGTGTTGTTCCGCGGACGTGAAAACGCCCACCGTGATTTAGGGCGGGAAATGCTCGACGAGATCATCAATACGCTCGAGGATATCGCCAGTGTCGAGAAACCACCTGGCATGGAGGGACGCATGATGAGTGCCGTCCTCGCTCCACGCTAA
- a CDS encoding Trx7/PDZ domain-containing (seleno)protein: MKHPLILSICCVFGSLVGFVDAADNPAKLKDAIKDTHATGEDWWVYNDLTKAREIARRENKPLFVTFRCVPCKDCEAFDAEVAAGNEQVEELARTAFIPVRQVEMKGVDLSQFQFDYDLNWAAMFINADGTVYARYGTQSAAGADAYNSLVGLKTTMRRVLELHKNYPANRDELVGKLGEKKPYKTALEMPGLPQKERYRGETARNNCIHCHNIHDAEHFHAISTGQYSHEMLWRWPLPDQLGIEIDAKDGRKIGKVIADSPAAKAGLKEGESITHMDGQAITSIADMQWVLHNKPNKDTKVAIQTTDDNETVVSLKAGWKKNDISWRGSLYSLPPRLNVWLPEVAGAKKRRLRLADDVVPLEARWINKSRDGGKKAFAAGLRVGDVITEIEGEPNKRSPLEFQVWLKLNRKPGDILPITVLRNGKKKEIRIPLVE, from the coding sequence ATGAAACATCCGCTGATATTATCGATTTGCTGTGTATTCGGTTCGCTGGTTGGATTTGTCGATGCCGCCGACAATCCCGCAAAACTCAAAGACGCCATTAAAGATACCCATGCAACTGGGGAAGACTGGTGGGTGTACAACGACTTGACGAAAGCCCGTGAGATCGCTCGGCGTGAAAACAAACCGCTTTTCGTAACGTTTCGCTGTGTACCCTGCAAAGACTGTGAAGCATTCGATGCAGAAGTCGCGGCCGGGAATGAACAAGTCGAGGAACTGGCACGGACGGCGTTCATTCCCGTGCGTCAGGTGGAAATGAAGGGCGTGGACCTCTCGCAATTCCAGTTCGACTACGACCTCAACTGGGCCGCGATGTTCATCAATGCGGACGGGACGGTCTATGCTCGGTACGGAACTCAAAGTGCCGCCGGTGCCGACGCTTACAATTCGCTCGTCGGATTAAAGACCACAATGCGACGCGTGCTGGAGTTGCACAAGAATTACCCAGCCAATCGCGATGAACTTGTTGGGAAACTGGGCGAAAAGAAGCCCTACAAAACCGCCCTCGAGATGCCTGGACTGCCGCAGAAAGAACGGTATCGAGGGGAGACGGCTCGGAACAATTGCATCCACTGCCACAACATTCACGACGCGGAACACTTTCACGCGATTTCGACGGGCCAGTATTCGCATGAAATGCTGTGGCGCTGGCCGTTGCCGGATCAATTGGGGATCGAAATCGATGCCAAAGATGGTCGGAAAATTGGCAAAGTCATCGCGGACTCTCCGGCGGCGAAGGCTGGCCTCAAAGAAGGGGAGAGCATCACGCACATGGACGGCCAAGCCATTACGTCCATCGCCGACATGCAATGGGTGCTGCACAACAAACCCAACAAGGATACGAAAGTCGCGATTCAAACCACTGACGACAACGAGACCGTCGTCTCGTTGAAAGCTGGTTGGAAGAAAAACGATATCTCTTGGCGAGGTTCGTTGTACTCGCTGCCGCCACGCTTGAACGTCTGGCTGCCGGAAGTCGCTGGCGCCAAAAAACGCCGGCTACGTCTGGCAGACGACGTGGTTCCGCTTGAAGCCCGTTGGATCAACAAGAGTCGCGATGGCGGTAAGAAAGCATTTGCAGCAGGTTTGCGTGTGGGCGATGTGATCACCGAAATCGAAGGTGAGCCCAACAAACGTTCGCCTTTGGAGTTCCAAGTCTGGCTGAAACTGAACCGAAAACCCGGCGACATTCTGCCGATCACTGTGCTTCGTAATGGGAAAAAGAAGGAAATCAGAATCCCGCTGGTTGAGTAA
- a CDS encoding co-chaperone GroES, whose protein sequence is MAKASSATKIKLVPLGERVVVKRAEAEETTAGGIVLPESAKDKPQRGEVVAVGEGYTKSDGTKVALTVKEGDKVIFSSYAGEEIEVGDDVLLLLREGDILCTL, encoded by the coding sequence ATGGCCAAGGCGTCATCCGCGACAAAAATCAAACTGGTGCCGCTAGGGGAGCGGGTTGTCGTCAAGCGAGCCGAAGCGGAAGAAACAACGGCAGGCGGAATTGTGCTGCCCGAATCCGCGAAGGACAAACCCCAACGTGGGGAAGTCGTCGCAGTCGGCGAAGGGTACACGAAAAGCGATGGCACGAAAGTCGCTTTGACCGTCAAAGAAGGTGACAAAGTCATCTTCAGTTCGTATGCAGGCGAAGAGATCGAAGTCGGCGACGACGTTCTCTTGCTGCTCCGCGAAGGCGACATCTTGTGTACTTTGTAG